In Nocardia sp. NBC_00403, one DNA window encodes the following:
- a CDS encoding DUF459 domain-containing protein, with the protein MSRDLRVCFVGDSLVAGVGDPRCLGWVGRLAAQAYTDGIPIVGYNLGVRRQTSTDIRARFLAECIQRLPAGTDARIVLSFGVNDTMQVDGQCRVTSDQSVANLGVLVRQAAEHGWPVLMVAPPPIDDVEHNARTAALDERFAEICAAEGIPYVRIHHQLRENAVWMREVREGDGAHPGAAGYDELAAAVAPQWREWLSR; encoded by the coding sequence GTGAGTCGTGACCTCCGTGTGTGTTTCGTCGGTGATTCGCTCGTCGCCGGGGTCGGTGACCCGCGGTGCCTGGGGTGGGTGGGCCGTCTCGCCGCGCAGGCCTACACCGACGGAATCCCGATCGTCGGCTACAACCTGGGCGTCCGCCGGCAGACATCCACGGATATCCGTGCGCGCTTCCTGGCCGAGTGCATCCAGCGACTGCCGGCGGGCACCGACGCCAGGATCGTGCTGTCCTTCGGCGTCAACGACACCATGCAGGTGGACGGGCAGTGCAGAGTGACGTCGGACCAGTCTGTCGCCAACCTCGGTGTGCTCGTGCGGCAGGCCGCCGAGCACGGCTGGCCGGTGCTGATGGTCGCGCCGCCGCCGATCGACGACGTCGAACACAATGCCCGCACCGCCGCACTCGACGAGCGATTCGCGGAAATCTGTGCGGCCGAGGGGATCCCGTATGTCCGGATCCATCACCAGCTGCGCGAGAACGCGGTGTGGATGCGTGAAGTCCGGGAGGGCGACGGCGCGCACCCCGGGGCGGCAGGCTACGA
- a CDS encoding 2OG-Fe(II) oxygenase encodes MSTGEALRAAPTAPPWFVELFAHRRWIRRAGPFPHVYARDVFVPEFFQRLTEEFQRVLRQQSEAFTQVTDGYSASGVPLTTLRDGPLALFLSREWHDLIAGVAGVATTGDVEGSLHHHPVGSPSGWPHNDLNPAWFAGPAPGPGEIRTPDGTVDLKTGARDSAITARETVRAVAVLFYLGNPGWTVGDGGETALYEHIAGSSPVPALTVPPLDNSMVLFECTPRSWHTFVGNNAAARNSVVMWLHRPKSDAVQRWGGDRIAQW; translated from the coding sequence ATGTCGACAGGGGAAGCACTGCGCGCAGCGCCGACGGCGCCGCCATGGTTCGTGGAGCTGTTCGCCCACCGGCGCTGGATTCGCCGCGCTGGACCGTTTCCGCATGTGTATGCGCGGGATGTGTTCGTCCCTGAATTCTTCCAGCGGCTGACCGAGGAATTCCAACGGGTGCTTCGGCAGCAATCAGAGGCGTTCACACAGGTCACCGACGGATACAGCGCGAGCGGAGTGCCGCTGACAACACTGCGCGATGGACCGCTCGCGCTGTTCCTTTCGCGGGAGTGGCACGACCTGATCGCCGGGGTCGCCGGCGTCGCAACGACCGGAGACGTGGAGGGGTCGCTGCACCATCACCCGGTAGGCAGTCCCTCGGGGTGGCCGCACAACGACCTGAATCCGGCCTGGTTCGCCGGCCCGGCGCCGGGACCCGGCGAAATACGGACGCCCGACGGCACGGTCGACCTGAAGACCGGCGCCAGGGATTCGGCGATCACCGCCCGGGAAACCGTGCGCGCGGTGGCGGTGCTGTTCTACCTCGGCAACCCGGGGTGGACCGTGGGCGACGGCGGGGAGACGGCGTTGTACGAGCACATCGCGGGCAGCAGCCCGGTGCCTGCGCTGACCGTTCCGCCGCTGGACAATTCCATGGTGCTTTTCGAATGCACGCCGCGGTCGTGGCACACCTTCGTCGGCAACAATGCCGCCGCCCGCAACAGCGTGGTGATGTGGCTGCATCGGCCGAAAAGCGATGCCGTGCAACGGTGGGGAGGAGACCGCATTGCGCAGTGGTGA
- a CDS encoding SDR family NAD(P)-dependent oxidoreductase: MRSGDFAREERRVCLLTGAGGRLGDAFCQAAYTEYDIVAVCRNRIPAAPSQHEWFVDPFAPEIPVPENDSRIFMIRADLTEKGEVERVVDLAVARFGRVDLLVNNAAHIGLQPRGIVDGDATLDEFEPHFAVNVGVPLRLSARLAQRSWVHDRDENRRRNRNIVNVSSISGSEVFPGGQALYASSKAALNQLTRHLSAEFDEFGVRANAIAPDSFPSAVPTEQVVQAIVELDRGTMTGGVFGVGGAPESSAGGRHSRAGDRPS, encoded by the coding sequence TTGCGCAGTGGTGATTTCGCACGCGAGGAACGCAGGGTATGCCTGCTGACCGGCGCCGGCGGCAGGCTCGGTGACGCCTTCTGCCAGGCGGCCTACACCGAATACGACATCGTCGCGGTGTGCCGCAACCGGATTCCGGCCGCGCCCTCGCAGCACGAATGGTTCGTCGACCCGTTCGCACCGGAAATACCGGTGCCGGAGAATGATTCGCGGATCTTCATGATCCGCGCCGATCTGACCGAAAAGGGTGAGGTCGAGCGGGTCGTCGACCTCGCGGTTGCCCGGTTCGGGCGGGTCGACCTGCTTGTCAACAATGCGGCCCACATCGGATTGCAGCCCCGTGGCATCGTCGACGGCGATGCCACGCTGGATGAATTCGAGCCGCACTTCGCGGTCAATGTCGGGGTGCCGTTGCGATTGTCGGCACGACTGGCGCAGCGGTCCTGGGTGCACGACAGGGACGAGAACCGCAGGCGCAACCGTAATATCGTCAATGTCTCCAGCATCTCGGGATCCGAGGTGTTCCCGGGTGGGCAGGCGCTCTACGCGTCGTCCAAGGCCGCGCTCAATCAGCTGACTCGCCACCTCTCCGCCGAGTTCGACGAGTTCGGCGTCCGGGCGAATGCGATCGCGCCCGATAGCTTTCCCTCGGCCGTGCCGACCGAGCAGGTCGTGCAAGCGATCGTCGAGCTCGACAGGGGCACCATGACCGGCGGCGTGTTCGGGGTCGGCGGCGCGCCCGAGAGCTCGGCCGGCGGCAGGCACTCGCGTGCCGGCGACCGGCCGAGCTGA